The Methanococcoides methylutens genome segment GCCATATGAATGTCCCGATATTTGATGGTAATCGTATCGTTGCTGTTGCCGGGGTTGGAAATAAAGAAGAAGATTACGATGAATCTGATCTTCGGCAATTGATCCTACTTATGCAGGGTATGTGGAGACTTATTCAGCGCAAACAAATGGAAGAAGCTCTTCAGAAATATTCACAAGAACTGTCTAAAGCAGAGATCGAGCTCAAGTCCCTTGATAGGATGGAAGTCGAATTTATTTCAAGCAAAAAGGATCTTTCCCAGGTCACTGAATATGGTGAACTGATGGACGGTGAAACACTTGATATCATCGATGATCTGAAGAAAAAGGCAATTGACAATGTGCTGCATTACTCTCAAAGATTAAGACGTTTAGTAGATTCTTTCGTTTATACAAGCATGGAAGAAGCTGGTAAGATCGAGTATAATTTCGAGCCAATTGATATTTCCGGTTCTCTGGAAAATTCCCTTCTGGACACAATCTTCATGGTAGAAGAGAAAGATATTCTGGTAGAAAAGATCATACCAGAACCACTTCCTTTGGTCAATGGGGATGAAGAGAAACTGACGGACATGTTCACGATTCTTATGGATGATGCTATCAGGTTCACTCCTCCAAAAGGAAAATTGATCCTAAAGATCGATGCAGAAGAAAATTATCTGCATATCATGGTGAAAGATAGTGGTCCGGGAATTCCGGAAAAATTGATTCCTCACATGTTCCAGAAGTTCTATGAGATCGGAGCCCTGATTAAACACAGTTATGAAGGACTTGAATCTGGCCTTTACATCTGCAAGAAAATAGTTGATGCTCATGAAGGCAGAATTAAAATCGAGAGCAAAATTGGTGCTGGAACCGAGGTTCATGTTTGGCTTCCTAAAGTAAAATGATGTTTAAAAAGCAGAAATATTCAAAAGCAATGCAATGCCCTTATATGTATAGTCTAAAATCAAAATCGACTGATAGATCTGATCAAATTACATGAGTGGGAATAAATGAAATCTGAGTTATTAGGTACGCTCTTCCTTTCGGAAAAAAGAAAAGATCTTCTTCTTTTGCTAATAGAAGGTCCCAGGGATATTGATGAGATCAAAGACATACTTGATGTAACTTCAAGTGCAATAATGACTCAGATAAAGATCCTTATGAGCCAGGGCCTAATAGTTCATGAAAGTGGTCTCTACAGATTATCCGACATGTGTAAAGTAATTGTAAAAAAAATGCAGCCCTTATTGGATACTTTGTCGGTCTATGCAGACAACAAGGATTATTGGGAAAATCATAATCTCAATGCCATTCCTTCTTATCTTCTGGACAGGATCGAAGAGCTTTCCAATTGTGAAGTGGTCGAACCAGACCTTAACCGCATGTATGAACTTCCAAAGAAACTGGAAGATTCTCTTAAGCAGTCGAGTTATGTGAAAGAAGTTTCTTCATATTTTAGCCCGGCATATCCCGGAGTCTATATCGATCTTGCAAAAAAAGGTATTGAAGTTTCTGTTATCGTAACAGAGCCGGTTTTTGACAGGCTTCAAAATGAATATAAAGAAGGAACAAAAGAGTTCGTGAATTTGGAACATGGAAACCTATTTGTTTGCGAGGAGAAAGTAGAGCTTGCATCAAGTACTGTGACGGACAAATTCATGTCTATATCACTTTTTTATAAAACAGGAATATACCACAACCATGCAGTCATGAGCTTTGAAGAAAGTGCTTTGAATTGGGGAGAAGACCTATTCATGCATTATCTGAACATCTCAAAACAGATCACAGATTCAGATATATAATGAAAATCTTGTCTAATCAGAACTCCACAATTTTAAACTTTTTTATAAGATATTATTTTTGAATTCAGGATCTATCTAACGTTTCTTTATTTTCTACTAACCTCATTTTTCTATAAATTCTTAAAAAACGTTAATTCGTTCGAAGCCTTTGACTTTCACATAACCCTGTTGAGAAGTTTAGAGATAATGCGATTAACATGATTAACACCGTTAACGAAATTAACAGCGTTAACATGATGGAATCCATCCTTACTATTAATATAAATGATATTGTTAATGACCTCTACTAATATCAACGTAGTTAATATATTACCGCGAGTTATGTTATATATTCTTAGTCCTTATCATTAGATGTAGTGAATTGAGATATGGACAACATTTGTCCAGCTAATATCTCGATAAAAAACAGCAAAAAATGCTGGAGGCAATATCCTATGACAGAAGAACTCTTTAACAAACTAGCGGAAGCTGTGGTTTCTGGAAACAAAGATGAGGCAGTCGAGCTGTCTAACAAGGCATTAGAGCAAGGTGTTGATGCATATGAGGCTATCATTAACGGATTGGCCAAAGGAATGGAAATAGTCAGTGACAACTATGAGAAAGGAACAGCTTTTGTTCCACATCTGCTGATCGCTTCAAATGCAATGTATGGTGGCATGGAAGTTCTCACTCCTCATATGAAGACCGAAGGCGTAGCTAAACCCTCAAATATTGTCATTGGTACTGTAGAGGGCGATGTCCATGATATCGGTAAGAACCTTGTCAAGACAATGATGACTGCAGGAGGATTCAACCTTATCGATCTTGGACATGATGTTCCTCTTGAAAAATTTATTGAGACTGCAAAAGAGAACCAGGCAGATGTCATCTCAATGAGCGCACTTATGACCACCACAATGGTTGGAATGGAGAAGGTCATCGAGATGCTTCAGGAAGATGGTTTAAGGGACTCCCTGATCGTGATGGTTGGAGGAGCACCTATCTCTGAAGAGTTTGCTGAGGAGATCGGAGCAGATAAAACTGCACCTGATGCGTTGCATGCTTCACACTGGGTAAAGGATGCTGTAAGGGACCTTCCTCCTTCTGAGGAGAGATGGAGTGATGAAAAGATCAACCTTTCCAAGGTAAAATACAGGGAGATCCTTTCAAAGAAGAAGGTCAAGAGCAAGACAGATATTGGCCTTGAGACTGCCAGACAGATCATTGATGAGTTCGAAAGTGTTGGTGTCAAGACAAAGGAAGAAATGAGCCACGCTGACAGAAGTCTTGCAGCTATGGCTGACAAGAAAGTTGATCGTCTTCCAGTATATCCACTTGCCTGTGGTGTTCTCAGAAAATTCGCAGATGCAAGTTACAAGGACTATGCACTGGATCCTGCCAAGTTCGCTGAGAGCGCATTCCTTGGTGCAAAATATTTGGACCTTGACATGTTCGTTGGTCTGATCGACCTTTCAGCAACTTCAGCTGACTTTGGATGTAAGATAAAGTACCCTGAAGATGACACACCATCATCAGAAGGTCACCTTGATGACTATGAAAAACTCGAGGTTCCGGATGTTAAGGAAGGTACCCGTTCATATGAACTTATCAAGGCATCAAAGCTTGCCAAGGATAAGCTGAACAAGGAACTTGGTACTCCATTCGTTGGTTTCCACGAAGGTCCACTTCTTACACTTACCCAGCTTATGGGTGCAGATCGTGTCCTTATGGACATGAAGACCAACCCTGATGTTGTCCTTGAGGCAGTCCAGAAATGTACGGACTACATCTGTCAGGTGTCAGAGGCCTTCTTCGAAGAAGATGCCTGTGATGCTCTTTGTATTGATAACCTCTGGTCAAACAATGTGATAATGGGTGAAGAAGATTACTGGAAGTTTGATGGTAAGTTTGTCTATGACCAGCACCTTCCGATCTTCAAGAAGTATGACCAGCCTTACATTATCCATAACTGTGCTGACGCGGTCCATTTCGACACACAGATCAAGAAATTTGGAACTGCTTTGTACAGCTACGCCTACTATGAGAAATCAAAGGACAAGGGCTCACAGAACTATGCAGACCTTATTCCAAAATACGGAGATACCTGCTGTATGATGGGAGAAGTAAACCCGATCGAGTTCATGGACAACTCTCCGGAAGGCATACAGAAGATCGAAAATGATACCGAGGAGCTGCTTCAGGGTGTCCTTGAAACCCTGAAGGAGAATGGCATGCAGTCCAAGTACGTCATGTCCACCGGATGTGAGGTACCACCAGGAGGTCCATTGACAGGTGTCAAGGCAATGGTCGACAAGGTCAAGGAACTTGGTCCACAGCTACAAAAAGAGATAATAGGGTGATATCTAAACCCTATTATTTTTCCATATAGACTAACGTAGGCTTGAAATTAGCTGATTTCCCATTGGTCTTGCTTTGTGGAAGTTATCCAGACTAAAATCACCAATTAGTTTCCGTCTATGTGTCCAGGTGGATTTCTGCAAAGCAAGCTCAAACAATTGTGTAATATTTAAAAATTAAATGTATTCGAAAAATCTTGAATGATAATATAATGGAGATGATTGATATGTATCTTGGTCTTGGTATTGATACGGGGGGAACCTATACTGATTCGATTATTATGGACATTTCAGCCGGAACAGTAATGGATTCCAATAAGTCGTTGACAACACACTCCAATCTTATAAAAGGGATCAAGAATTCCATTGAAGGCCTGGATAACAGTTATTTGAAAGATATAGAATTTGTTTCAGTTTCAACTACTCTTGCAACCAATACGACACTTGAAGGAAAAGGGCATCCTGCAGGCCTTATACTTATCGGGCATTCGATCACTGGAGCTCTTTCAACTGACAATGTTCTTTCCATTAAAGGTGGTCATGATGCAGATGGTAACGTTATAGAGGATCTTGATGATCTTGGATTGGTTGAAGATTTTGTTATGGAGAACAAAGACAAAGTCTCCTCTTTTGCAGTTTCATCTTATTTCGGGGTCAGGAATCCTGAACATGAAATAATAGTTAAAGACCTTATTGGGGAACTGACCGATAAACCCGTTGTATGCGGACATGAACTTTCAAGTAGCCTCGGTGCTTATGAAAGAGCTGTAACAGCATTGCTGAATGCACAACTTATTCCTGTAACTGATCAATTCATACGCTCTATCCTTTCTGTAATGGAAGAAAAAGGAATTGATGCCGACCTGATGATGATGAAATGTGATGGCTCCCTTGTCAGGATAGAAGATGCGCTCAAAAAACCTGTCGAATCAATCTTTTCGGGTCCCGCAGCCAGTCTTGTAGGTGCTTCTCATCTTGCAGGTGTCAAAACATGCCTGACTATGGATGTAGGGGGTACAAGCACCGATGTATCAATGATATCCAATGGAATTCCTGAAACAAGTGATAGTGGAGCTAAGGTAGGCGGGTGGAGCACTATGGTAAAGGCCATAAAGATGTGTACATCTGCTCTTGGAGGTGATAGCCATGTGTGGGTTCAGACGGGTGTTTCCATTGGTCCTAACAGAGTCACACCTCTATGTCTTGCAGCAATTAATCATCCTGATCTAATAGACAAACTTGCTGAAATGGATAAGCCGAATGTACGTCATATGAATGATATCATACAACCAACTACTTTCTTTGTCAGAAGTGATTCCGAATTCCAGGGTATGAAAGATGCTGTATTAAGTTCTAATGAGAAAGAAGTTCTCGATGTACTTGGCGATGAACCCCTCTCCCTATCCGATATTTCGATGAAACTTGGTGAGCATACCCTGATGTTCTCCAGTATACTTGCATCACTGGTCAAGAGAAGATATGTTCAGCAAATCGGTTTTACACCTACAGATGCCCTGCATGTGCTGAGGGATTATATCAAGTGGGATTCAAAGGCATCTCGTCTGGGGGCTGAACTACTTGCTGAGTATTTGGACATGGGAATGGGTGGTTTTTGCTCATACATAAAAGAGCAAGTTGTAAAGAACATGTCTTTGAATATAATCTCCTTCTTTGAAGAAGATGTCAGGAGATCAGACATAGAAAAAATGATTGACTTTTCATCTCCTCTTACCTTCAAGGTGAATCATCCGGTGGTTCTTGTGGGAGGTCCTGTGAAGGCGTATTTGACAGATATCAACAACATGATAGATGCCAATATAATAGTCCCTGAACATCATGAGGTCGGAAACGCTGTTGGTGCACTTCTTGGGGATGTTGTTCACAGAACTGATGTTCTTGTAAGGGGGGCTGGTGCTGGTAGCAATCAATATGCTGTTTTCTCAGAGACCGGAAGGGAGGTCTTTGACGAATATACAGATGCTGTGGCACATGGCCTTGAACTCAGTAAAAAGCTGATAGCCGAACATATGACCGGATATGGGCTGGACATGAATATGATAGATTTTGATCTAGCCAGGCATGATGTAAGAAGTGGGTTCGGTACAAGTCTTGAGACCAAGCTGGTTGCAACCGGTATTGGAAGTCCAAGGAGGTAATGAAAATGAGTTCAATAATCAATAATGTGGGTCAACAACAGAACAATTTGGATGATATATATCAACTTGCACAGAGTGTGCGCCAAAAGATCGGACTGGAAGGAGATGTTGAGGATAAAGAACTGATCGATCATCTGGAAACTGCATGTTCTGAGATAAAGGAACTCCTGAGTTCTTCTTTTGGTCCCAGAGGTCTTAATAAGCTGATTACAAATCATGTTGATGACATCTATCTGACCAATGATGGAAAGACCATAATAGAACAAATTGATGTTTTGCATCCAATAGTGACTTCCTTGAAAGAACTTTCAAGATCGATGGATAAATCCTGTGGCGATGGTACAAAGACTGCAGTTATACTGGCATCCGGCCTGATAATAAATGCAGTTAAGCTGATCAAAATAGGTTTCCACCCTACTACTATTATAAAAGGCTACAAGCTTGCCCTTAATAAGGCATACGAACTTCTCGAGCTCAATAGTATAACTGCCAGAACATACGATGAGTCCTATGCTGCTATCCTGAGTGCAACTGTTAGTAAAGGCATAGAGTTCGATCAGGCAGAGGTGCTTTCAACTATAGTTGTCGATGTGATCGAACATTTGAGAACATTATCCGTTGATGGTTATCTTGATCTCGATGAAAATGTGAAGATCATGAAAAAGGTCGGTGGTCCTGAGATCGTTCACCTTAACGGTGTCATTCTTGATGAATCTCCTGCAAGATTTGACATGCCACGATCATTTATTGATTCTAAGATCCTTATCCTGAACTATGATGTCAAGCTCAAGAGTGAAATTGTAAACTCCAGGCATAACATCAGTATGGATAGTATTGAGACTGCTTATCTGTTTGAAGAAGAGCGTAAGAGGATACTTGGCAACTTTGCTGAGAAGATCATCAATACTGGTGTAAATGTTGTTTTTTGCGAGGGTGATGTGGACTCTTGCATCGAAGAAAAGCTTGTAAAGAACAATGTATTGATGTTCAAGAAACTTAAAATGAAAGACCTCGAGAACATTTCAATGGCAACAGGTGCAGAGATCATGTCCATAAGGGATGATCTGAATGAACAGCACCTTGGAAAAGCAGATAAGGTTGAAGTTAAAAAGAGATGTGGAGAGGATTTTGCTTTCATAGAAATTAAAGATCAGAAGTTTTCGACAATTCTGATATGGGAGCCTGTAAAATATGCACTTGAAAAGGTCGAAGAGGCTGCAGACGATGCATTGAACACAGCAGCATTCATCCTCAGGAACAAAATGGTAGTTACCGGAGGTGGTGGAATTGAGTTTGAACTTTCACAGATGTTGAGGAGCTATGCTTCTACAATAGAAGGAAAGGAGCAGTTCGCCGTTATCGAGTATGCCAATGCACTTGAAGACATACCACGGATATTGGCAAAGAACATGGGCATGAATGTTATCGATTCAATGACAAAAATGTCCTATCTCTATAACAAGGGTCTTGATGCAAGGGTAGATTATTCCAGAAAGATCACTGAGAACAATCCTCTTGTCTACGATTCTGCTACCATCAAGAAACTGGCGATAATCTCTGCCACCGAGACTGCAAACAGCGTTCTGAGAATTGACAAAATAGTAATGAAGAAATAATGTTGTAGGGGGTTTCCACACATGCATGATCTCAACTTAAAAGACAGGCTTCTGAAGTTATTTGAAGGAGAAGATGTCGATAAAGTTCCGGTAGGGTCCTTCACCACAAGCCCGGTTGTAGAACTTATGGACATGTGTGGCGCTGCAAGACCTGAAGCAGACAGTGATCCGAATAAAATGGCTACACTGACAATTTCACAGCAGGAGATTGCTGGTTTTGAAATGGTAAGGTTCCCTTTTGATTGCACCATCCTTGGAGAGGCCATGGGTTGTGAAATTTATAGTGGTACAAAGGAGAGAACGCCTTCGGTTATAAACGGACCTTTCAAAGACCCGCTCAATGGCTTTGAAGTTCCCAGTAACCTGTTGGACAGGGGAAGGATCCCATCAATTCTTGAAGCTGCTGACATCATCAGGGAGAGAATCGGAGATGAGCTTCCCATAGTTGCAGGTCTTGAAGGACCTACGGACCTTGCAGTAAGTCTT includes the following:
- a CDS encoding uroporphyrinogen decarboxylase family protein → MTEELFNKLAEAVVSGNKDEAVELSNKALEQGVDAYEAIINGLAKGMEIVSDNYEKGTAFVPHLLIASNAMYGGMEVLTPHMKTEGVAKPSNIVIGTVEGDVHDIGKNLVKTMMTAGGFNLIDLGHDVPLEKFIETAKENQADVISMSALMTTTMVGMEKVIEMLQEDGLRDSLIVMVGGAPISEEFAEEIGADKTAPDALHASHWVKDAVRDLPPSEERWSDEKINLSKVKYREILSKKKVKSKTDIGLETARQIIDEFESVGVKTKEEMSHADRSLAAMADKKVDRLPVYPLACGVLRKFADASYKDYALDPAKFAESAFLGAKYLDLDMFVGLIDLSATSADFGCKIKYPEDDTPSSEGHLDDYEKLEVPDVKEGTRSYELIKASKLAKDKLNKELGTPFVGFHEGPLLTLTQLMGADRVLMDMKTNPDVVLEAVQKCTDYICQVSEAFFEEDACDALCIDNLWSNNVIMGEEDYWKFDGKFVYDQHLPIFKKYDQPYIIHNCADAVHFDTQIKKFGTALYSYAYYEKSKDKGSQNYADLIPKYGDTCCMMGEVNPIEFMDNSPEGIQKIENDTEELLQGVLETLKENGMQSKYVMSTGCEVPPGGPLTGVKAMVDKVKELGPQLQKEIIG
- a CDS encoding TCP-1/cpn60 chaperonin family protein, yielding MSSIINNVGQQQNNLDDIYQLAQSVRQKIGLEGDVEDKELIDHLETACSEIKELLSSSFGPRGLNKLITNHVDDIYLTNDGKTIIEQIDVLHPIVTSLKELSRSMDKSCGDGTKTAVILASGLIINAVKLIKIGFHPTTIIKGYKLALNKAYELLELNSITARTYDESYAAILSATVSKGIEFDQAEVLSTIVVDVIEHLRTLSVDGYLDLDENVKIMKKVGGPEIVHLNGVILDESPARFDMPRSFIDSKILILNYDVKLKSEIVNSRHNISMDSIETAYLFEEERKRILGNFAEKIINTGVNVVFCEGDVDSCIEEKLVKNNVLMFKKLKMKDLENISMATGAEIMSIRDDLNEQHLGKADKVEVKKRCGEDFAFIEIKDQKFSTILIWEPVKYALEKVEEAADDALNTAAFILRNKMVVTGGGGIEFELSQMLRSYASTIEGKEQFAVIEYANALEDIPRILAKNMGMNVIDSMTKMSYLYNKGLDARVDYSRKITENNPLVYDSATIKKLAIISATETANSVLRIDKIVMKK
- a CDS encoding GAF domain-containing protein, which gives rise to MELVINSSPVVVFLWKNEPNWPVEVVSDNILQFGYTANELISGEVLYSDIIYPDDLEYVRSTFERKSGETSKGLTADYRIITKSGDVRWVRERTLIRRDEDGQISHYQGIILDITERKKAEDALRLDEFRLEALLKLNKMTAAPLQEITDFAREEAVKLTKSKQGYLAFMSPDEGALIMHSWSKDAMKECAIEDRKFIYPIETTGLWGEAVKQRKPIITNDYQAPSSLKKGYPQGHVELTRHMNVPIFDGNRIVAVAGVGNKEEDYDESDLRQLILLMQGMWRLIQRKQMEEALQKYSQELSKAEIELKSLDRMEVEFISSKKDLSQVTEYGELMDGETLDIIDDLKKKAIDNVLHYSQRLRRLVDSFVYTSMEEAGKIEYNFEPIDISGSLENSLLDTIFMVEEKDILVEKIIPEPLPLVNGDEEKLTDMFTILMDDAIRFTPPKGKLILKIDAEENYLHIMVKDSGPGIPEKLIPHMFQKFYEIGALIKHSYEGLESGLYICKKIVDAHEGRIKIESKIGAGTEVHVWLPKVK
- a CDS encoding helix-turn-helix transcriptional regulator is translated as MKSELLGTLFLSEKRKDLLLLLIEGPRDIDEIKDILDVTSSAIMTQIKILMSQGLIVHESGLYRLSDMCKVIVKKMQPLLDTLSVYADNKDYWENHNLNAIPSYLLDRIEELSNCEVVEPDLNRMYELPKKLEDSLKQSSYVKEVSSYFSPAYPGVYIDLAKKGIEVSVIVTEPVFDRLQNEYKEGTKEFVNLEHGNLFVCEEKVELASSTVTDKFMSISLFYKTGIYHNHAVMSFEESALNWGEDLFMHYLNISKQITDSDI
- a CDS encoding hydantoinase/oxoprolinase family protein, translated to MNDNIMEMIDMYLGLGIDTGGTYTDSIIMDISAGTVMDSNKSLTTHSNLIKGIKNSIEGLDNSYLKDIEFVSVSTTLATNTTLEGKGHPAGLILIGHSITGALSTDNVLSIKGGHDADGNVIEDLDDLGLVEDFVMENKDKVSSFAVSSYFGVRNPEHEIIVKDLIGELTDKPVVCGHELSSSLGAYERAVTALLNAQLIPVTDQFIRSILSVMEEKGIDADLMMMKCDGSLVRIEDALKKPVESIFSGPAASLVGASHLAGVKTCLTMDVGGTSTDVSMISNGIPETSDSGAKVGGWSTMVKAIKMCTSALGGDSHVWVQTGVSIGPNRVTPLCLAAINHPDLIDKLAEMDKPNVRHMNDIIQPTTFFVRSDSEFQGMKDAVLSSNEKEVLDVLGDEPLSLSDISMKLGEHTLMFSSILASLVKRRYVQQIGFTPTDALHVLRDYIKWDSKASRLGAELLAEYLDMGMGGFCSYIKEQVVKNMSLNIISFFEEDVRRSDIEKMIDFSSPLTFKVNHPVVLVGGPVKAYLTDINNMIDANIIVPEHHEVGNAVGALLGDVVHRTDVLVRGAGAGSNQYAVFSETGREVFDEYTDAVAHGLELSKKLIAEHMTGYGLDMNMIDFDLARHDVRSGFGTSLETKLVATGIGSPRR